The proteins below are encoded in one region of Peribacillus muralis:
- a CDS encoding YsnF/AvaK domain-containing protein codes for MNKTVYGIYETNAEVIQAINALKAKGFEGDDITVVAEKEETLDFMNHQRETDVHTITNVSSDESFMDKVARFFMPDETADLSTKLANAGLSNSDAAEHVFDVENGKVLVLVEEGKGHLGTAKDKFTTARTDTAGTSLDANTTTPLYNDTKKIDALNKEDALNKEDVYGVNGQGRELPEDERTLKLREEQLSIDKQRVQTGEVVINKEVNEQHKTINVPVEHEEVTIEHRSVTGREASDEPGSSIQAGETIRIPVVEEKLEVSKKPVVTDEIVIKKHAVQETEQVKDTLKKEEIQLDSTDDSIVNEKNETEKRGARF; via the coding sequence ATGAATAAAACAGTATACGGAATATATGAAACGAATGCAGAAGTGATTCAAGCAATCAATGCACTCAAGGCTAAGGGCTTTGAAGGAGACGATATCACAGTTGTCGCTGAGAAGGAAGAGACATTGGATTTTATGAACCATCAACGTGAAACGGATGTTCATACAATAACGAATGTATCTAGCGACGAATCATTCATGGACAAGGTGGCCCGCTTCTTCATGCCGGACGAAACAGCCGATCTTTCAACAAAATTGGCAAATGCCGGTCTTTCCAATAGTGATGCAGCTGAACATGTTTTTGATGTAGAGAACGGAAAAGTCCTCGTACTAGTTGAAGAAGGTAAAGGGCATCTTGGGACGGCGAAAGATAAATTCACGACTGCAAGGACTGACACTGCAGGAACGAGCTTGGACGCAAACACCACAACGCCACTCTATAACGATACCAAAAAAATCGATGCACTAAATAAAGAGGATGCACTAAATAAAGAGGATGTTTATGGAGTGAACGGTCAAGGCCGGGAATTGCCAGAAGATGAACGGACGCTCAAGCTTCGCGAAGAACAGCTGAGTATAGACAAACAAAGAGTTCAGACTGGAGAAGTGGTCATTAATAAAGAAGTCAATGAACAACATAAAACCATCAATGTCCCTGTTGAACATGAAGAAGTGACAATCGAGCATCGATCAGTTACAGGAAGAGAAGCAAGCGACGAACCTGGCAGCAGCATTCAAGCCGGGGAAACCATTCGCATTCCTGTCGTGGAAGAAAAACTGGAAGTATCAAAAAAACCAGTAGTAACAGATGAAATTGTCATCAAGAAGCATGCTGTACAAGAAACGGAGCAAGTTAAAGATACCCTTAAAAAGGAAGAAATTCAGCTTGATAGTACAGATGACTCGATTGTCAATGAAAAAAACGAAACGGAAAAAAGAGGCGCCCGCTTCTAA
- a CDS encoding (Fe-S)-binding protein, with translation MTTVKEREAIASEFAEKMNEDELLNCMRCGFCLPHCPTYIESGLKESYSPRGRIALMKAVTDGLIEPDEDVERSLSLCLGCRACEPVCPSGVKYGHLLEEARDIIHQNKDHSFPVKTIRKAVFSGLFPHQERMQNMTSLLGFYQRSGLQYIARKTGVLSMLPDHLATMEKVLPKVPTKSEMKKRPTDLPSIGPVLKKVAFFSGCLMDTMFLETNKATLKLLQLAGCEIVIPKSQACCGALHGHSGEKEGAKRLAKRNIEAFEADEVDYIITNAGGCGAFLIDYDHLLQDEPTWHERAIAFTNKLKDISEILVDLRFHEKTRLKLPAQTVTFQDSCHLRNVMNTSIAPRILLQAIEGIDFREMKDADRCCGSAGIYNIVESEMSMKILDTKMAHTKSTQADIVVTANPGCLLQMQLGIEREKMGDCTKAVHIADLLVEAAAL, from the coding sequence ATGACGACCGTTAAGGAAAGAGAAGCGATTGCCAGTGAATTCGCGGAAAAAATGAATGAAGATGAATTGCTGAATTGCATGCGTTGTGGTTTTTGCCTGCCCCATTGCCCGACATACATCGAATCCGGATTAAAGGAATCATATTCGCCAAGAGGGAGAATTGCCCTGATGAAAGCGGTGACGGATGGGCTGATAGAGCCCGATGAGGATGTAGAACGCTCTTTAAGTCTATGCCTGGGCTGCAGGGCGTGTGAACCTGTTTGCCCTTCCGGCGTGAAATATGGACATCTTCTGGAAGAAGCAAGAGATATCATCCATCAGAATAAGGATCACAGCTTTCCTGTGAAAACGATCCGCAAGGCCGTTTTTAGCGGATTATTCCCACATCAGGAGCGAATGCAGAACATGACGAGCTTACTTGGCTTTTATCAAAGGTCCGGTCTGCAATATATCGCCCGTAAAACAGGGGTCCTCAGTATGCTGCCCGATCATTTGGCGACCATGGAAAAGGTACTTCCGAAGGTCCCGACAAAATCCGAAATGAAAAAAAGGCCAACCGATCTGCCCTCGATAGGGCCAGTCCTCAAAAAGGTCGCCTTCTTTTCCGGCTGCTTAATGGATACGATGTTTCTGGAAACGAACAAGGCAACATTGAAGCTCCTTCAGCTCGCGGGATGTGAAATCGTGATTCCCAAGTCCCAGGCTTGCTGCGGGGCGCTTCATGGGCACAGTGGTGAAAAAGAAGGGGCAAAGCGACTGGCCAAACGTAATATAGAAGCGTTTGAAGCGGACGAGGTGGATTATATCATTACGAATGCCGGTGGTTGTGGGGCTTTTCTTATTGATTACGACCATTTGCTTCAAGATGAACCAACTTGGCATGAACGGGCGATCGCCTTTACAAATAAGTTGAAGGACATCAGCGAAATTCTGGTCGATTTACGCTTTCACGAAAAAACTCGTCTGAAATTGCCAGCTCAAACGGTCACATTCCAGGATTCCTGTCACTTGCGAAATGTGATGAATACATCCATTGCTCCGCGTATTCTCCTACAAGCGATAGAAGGAATCGATTTCAGGGAAATGAAGGATGCCGATCGCTGCTGCGGCTCGGCAGGAATCTATAATATCGTCGAATCAGAGATGTCGATGAAAATCCTCGACACGAAAATGGCTCACACCAAATCGACGCAGGCCGATATTGTTGTTACGGCAAACCCTGGCTGTTTACTGCAAATGCAGCTTGGCATCGAGCGGGAAAAAATGGGGGATTGCACAAAAGCGGTGCATATCGCCGACCTGCTCGTGGAAGCTGCAGCATTATAA
- the glcD gene encoding glycolate oxidase subunit GlcD: MITKPVKQLLLSIVGPENYDDSKVECLVYSYDATPGYQAMPDAVIKPGCTAEVSDIVKVCSEYKIPIVPRGSGTNLSGGTCPMEGGLVLLFNRMNSLLEIDEENLTATVQPGLITLDLISAVEAKGLFYPPDPSSMKISTIGGNINENSGGLRGLKYGVTRDYVIGLEVVLPNGDIIHTGGKLAKDVAGYDLTKLMVGSEGTLGIVTEAILKLIPTPETTKTMLALYQDLDAAAQSVAKIISNKIIPVTLEFLDRPTLVVVEDFAKIGLPTDVEAVLLIEQDGPLEVVERDMKRMADICLEEKAVSVEIAETEADAAALKTARRTALSALARLKPTTILEDATVPRSEIAKMVRAINEIASKHDVNICTFGHAGDGNLHPTCITDARDHDEMERVELAFADIFAAAIDLGGTITGEHGVGAMKAPYLEWKLKKEGVAAMTAIKQAFDPNNIMNPGKIFAKESRKRVVVSS; encoded by the coding sequence ATGATAACAAAGCCGGTCAAGCAGCTACTCCTTTCCATCGTTGGTCCCGAAAACTACGATGATTCGAAAGTGGAGTGCCTAGTATATTCATATGATGCCACGCCAGGGTATCAAGCGATGCCTGATGCGGTCATTAAACCTGGTTGTACAGCCGAAGTGTCGGACATCGTCAAGGTTTGCAGCGAGTACAAGATACCCATCGTTCCACGGGGATCCGGAACGAATTTGAGCGGCGGTACCTGTCCGATGGAGGGAGGGCTTGTTCTATTATTCAATCGAATGAATTCATTGCTGGAAATAGATGAGGAAAACTTAACGGCGACGGTGCAGCCCGGTCTCATCACATTGGACTTGATTTCAGCCGTTGAGGCGAAGGGGTTATTTTATCCGCCCGATCCAAGTTCGATGAAAATCTCGACGATCGGAGGCAACATTAATGAAAACTCCGGTGGCTTGCGCGGGTTGAAATATGGAGTCACGCGCGATTATGTCATCGGGCTTGAGGTGGTCCTTCCTAATGGGGATATCATTCACACAGGAGGCAAGCTTGCAAAGGATGTAGCGGGGTACGATTTAACGAAGCTGATGGTCGGCTCCGAGGGGACGCTAGGAATCGTTACGGAAGCGATCTTAAAACTGATTCCCACCCCGGAAACGACAAAGACGATGCTAGCACTGTATCAAGATCTCGATGCCGCAGCCCAGTCAGTGGCAAAAATCATTTCGAATAAAATCATTCCGGTCACCCTTGAATTTCTTGACCGGCCGACATTGGTCGTCGTTGAGGATTTTGCGAAGATCGGATTGCCGACCGATGTGGAAGCGGTCCTCTTGATTGAACAGGATGGTCCTTTGGAAGTGGTGGAACGTGATATGAAAAGGATGGCGGATATCTGTCTCGAAGAAAAGGCGGTTTCGGTGGAAATTGCCGAAACGGAGGCTGATGCAGCTGCGCTGAAAACGGCCAGGCGTACTGCCCTTTCCGCATTGGCACGCCTGAAGCCGACGACCATTTTGGAAGATGCCACCGTTCCCCGTTCGGAAATTGCCAAGATGGTGCGAGCGATCAATGAAATCGCCAGCAAGCATGATGTGAACATTTGCACTTTCGGTCATGCCGGGGACGGAAACCTTCATCCTACCTGTATTACGGATGCTCGTGATCATGATGAAATGGAGAGGGTGGAGCTCGCCTTTGCCGATATTTTTGCCGCAGCCATCGATCTTGGCGGAACGATCACCGGTGAACATGGAGTGGGTGCGATGAAGGCGCCTTACCTTGAGTGGAAGCTCAAGAAAGAGGGGGTGGCCGCGATGACTGCAATAAAGCAAGCATTCGATCCAAATAACATCATGAATCCCGGCAAGATCTTTGCTAAGGAGAGCAGGAAAAGAGTGGTGGTTTCCTCATGA
- a CDS encoding PucR family transcriptional regulator: MQLSVVAEKLVHEVRKLIDEEIIIIDHTGTIIASTDNSRIGSYHEGAIHAFKNREKLIINKQDERSWKGVKAGINLPIFFNQEAVCVIGITGEPNLVSPYAELLKKMTEMFIQESYHIEREESQSRLMEFFVFEWHQLETFDEPFLQKAKLLGVDVHVDRVLILGEFKTEKVIEPHVWRALQIYVRQQHPLDIVVRWGRNQFVLLSAADHFGTRDQQLMKLRKLQSKLEGSSGYKVCVGVSSHMSGAAFRKAYFKAERSLKIAYAFEGIIFDEDLKLEVLLDEVTPETRQEYVARTIEDLLPNEELLKTLSMYFACDLSMKDTALALHIHINTLHYRLKRIEDLTELNPRKLADLVTLYLALRILDEHTY, translated from the coding sequence GTGCAATTGTCAGTCGTTGCTGAGAAATTGGTGCATGAGGTCCGGAAATTGATTGATGAGGAAATCATCATCATTGATCATACAGGCACAATCATCGCAAGCACCGATAACAGCCGGATTGGCTCCTATCATGAAGGGGCGATACATGCTTTCAAAAACCGTGAGAAATTAATCATAAATAAACAGGATGAACGAAGTTGGAAAGGGGTTAAGGCAGGAATCAACCTACCCATTTTCTTTAATCAGGAAGCCGTTTGCGTGATTGGGATCACTGGGGAACCCAATCTTGTTTCCCCATATGCAGAACTATTGAAAAAGATGACGGAGATGTTCATTCAGGAAAGCTATCACATCGAACGGGAGGAATCTCAATCACGTCTGATGGAATTCTTCGTCTTTGAATGGCATCAGCTTGAAACGTTCGATGAGCCATTCCTTCAGAAGGCGAAGCTGCTTGGAGTCGATGTTCATGTTGACAGGGTTCTCATCCTCGGTGAATTCAAAACTGAAAAGGTCATCGAGCCGCATGTGTGGAGAGCGCTTCAGATTTACGTAAGGCAGCAGCATCCATTGGATATCGTCGTCCGGTGGGGGAGGAATCAGTTCGTCCTTCTTTCGGCAGCCGATCACTTCGGAACAAGAGACCAACAATTAATGAAATTGCGTAAATTGCAAAGTAAGCTCGAAGGCAGCTCCGGTTATAAAGTGTGTGTGGGCGTAAGCTCGCATATGTCTGGAGCGGCCTTCAGAAAGGCTTATTTTAAGGCGGAACGCTCGTTGAAAATCGCCTATGCATTTGAGGGAATTATTTTTGATGAGGATTTGAAGCTTGAAGTCCTGCTTGATGAGGTTACCCCGGAAACAAGACAGGAATATGTAGCCCGGACGATAGAGGATTTGCTTCCCAACGAGGAGTTGCTTAAAACTCTTTCCATGTACTTTGCCTGTGATCTGTCCATGAAGGACACCGCTTTAGCTCTTCATATACACATCAATACGCTCCATTATAGACTAAAGCGGATCGAAGACTTGACCGAACTGAACCCAAGGAAGCTAGCAGATTTGGTCACACTCTATCTAGCACTTAGGATATTGGATGAACATACATATTAA
- a CDS encoding L-lactate permease, whose protein sequence is MTWTQNFTPITDHLVLSSLVALIPILYFFWALAIKRMKGYMAGLTTLLVALAVAVGIYNMPAGKALMSASQGAVYGLLPIGWIIITSVFLYKMTVKSGQFNIIRSSVLSLTEDRRLQALLVAFSFGAFLEGAAGFGAPVAISAALLVGLGFNPLYAAGICLIANTAPVAFGAVGIPIIAMEGPTGIAAMEISKMVGRQLPFLSAFIPLYLILIMSGWKRSLEVLPAILVSGSSFAITQYVSSNFLGPELPDILSALVSLFALAIFLKFWKPKNIYRFASEETAAAVDPLDESSEKEPVYTKGQILHAWSPFLLLTLFITIWGISPVKLALTGHYEGQNFLFGGINALGKLVTFQVEVPGLHNEIIGSNGLPIAAFFKLELLGAAGTAILLAAIVTKFLVHMPVKDFFTTFAEAMGELAKPILMISSVVAFAYVTNASGMSTTLGMTLAKSGDLFPFFAPVLGWLGVFITGSDTSANLLFGSLQKVTALKVGMEPVLALAANSSGGVTGKMISPQSIAIACAAVGLAGRESELLRFTIKHSLFLLLLVCVITFLQNGVLSWMIP, encoded by the coding sequence ATGACCTGGACACAAAACTTTACACCGATCACTGATCATTTAGTTTTATCTTCTCTCGTCGCACTCATCCCAATTCTTTACTTCTTCTGGGCTCTTGCAATCAAACGGATGAAGGGCTACATGGCCGGGCTAACGACGTTACTTGTAGCTCTTGCAGTGGCAGTAGGGATTTATAACATGCCTGCAGGAAAGGCATTGATGTCTGCTTCACAAGGAGCGGTCTATGGACTGCTGCCAATCGGCTGGATAATCATCACCTCCGTATTTTTGTACAAAATGACGGTTAAAAGCGGCCAATTCAATATTATTCGGTCTTCGGTCCTTTCCCTTACCGAAGACCGCCGCCTCCAAGCGTTATTGGTGGCCTTTTCCTTCGGGGCCTTTTTGGAAGGCGCCGCCGGCTTTGGCGCACCTGTGGCGATTTCAGCCGCGCTTTTGGTTGGGCTCGGTTTTAACCCGCTATATGCCGCGGGTATTTGCTTGATCGCAAACACTGCGCCGGTTGCTTTCGGAGCGGTTGGCATACCGATCATCGCCATGGAAGGGCCTACTGGCATAGCGGCGATGGAGATTTCCAAAATGGTCGGCCGTCAATTGCCCTTCCTTTCGGCTTTCATCCCGCTTTACCTGATTTTGATCATGTCTGGATGGAAAAGGTCGCTGGAGGTCTTGCCTGCCATTTTGGTTTCCGGCTCTTCCTTTGCGATCACTCAGTATGTAAGCTCGAATTTCCTTGGCCCTGAGTTGCCGGATATTCTGTCTGCGTTAGTATCACTCTTTGCCTTAGCGATCTTCCTTAAATTTTGGAAGCCTAAAAATATCTACCGGTTTGCATCAGAAGAGACGGCTGCAGCTGTAGACCCGCTGGATGAGTCGTCCGAGAAGGAACCTGTGTACACAAAGGGGCAGATACTCCATGCGTGGTCACCATTCCTGCTTTTGACGCTTTTCATAACCATTTGGGGGATAAGCCCGGTAAAACTGGCGCTGACAGGCCATTATGAAGGCCAGAACTTTCTGTTTGGGGGAATCAATGCACTTGGTAAACTAGTAACCTTCCAAGTGGAAGTGCCAGGGCTGCATAATGAAATTATCGGGAGCAATGGCCTGCCGATTGCCGCTTTCTTTAAATTGGAGCTGCTTGGAGCGGCAGGAACGGCGATATTACTAGCTGCCATCGTTACGAAGTTCCTGGTCCATATGCCGGTAAAGGATTTTTTCACCACCTTTGCCGAAGCGATGGGCGAGCTGGCGAAACCGATCTTGATGATTTCTTCCGTTGTCGCCTTTGCCTACGTAACGAATGCTTCAGGGATGTCGACAACCTTAGGGATGACCCTTGCGAAATCGGGGGATTTGTTTCCGTTCTTCGCACCGGTTCTTGGCTGGCTGGGTGTGTTCATTACCGGCTCCGATACATCAGCCAATCTCTTATTTGGGAGTCTTCAGAAGGTGACGGCCCTAAAGGTTGGCATGGAGCCGGTCCTCGCACTTGCAGCGAACTCTTCAGGAGGGGTGACCGGAAAGATGATTTCACCTCAATCGATCGCGATTGCCTGTGCCGCCGTTGGACTGGCCGGCAGGGAATCGGAGTTATTGAGATTCACGATCAAACATAGTTTATTCTTATTGCTGCTCGTTTGTGTGATTACCTTCTTGCAAAATGGCGTCCTTTCCTGGATGATACCATAA
- a CDS encoding FadR/GntR family transcriptional regulator, whose translation MVYKKIKPKKIYEVVSDELYEMIRSGTLKPGEQLDSIQQLAENFQVGRPAIREALSALSSMGLIEIKQGEGTFVKTFDPAIMNHPLTSALLMDQDNIKHLLEVRKILESGMAEAAAKKRTKENLTELKERLSHMKNVSDNEELSDKADIAFHVAVANASQNELLISLMNHVSELMTEKMRDIRRFALYSEEMTVNQLYQQHALIYEAIADQDEAGARNAMLFHLQSVEESLDGVIKKNQQDNH comes from the coding sequence TTGGTATACAAAAAAATAAAGCCGAAAAAAATTTATGAAGTCGTCAGCGATGAACTTTATGAAATGATTCGGTCCGGTACACTGAAGCCCGGGGAACAATTGGATTCCATTCAACAGCTTGCGGAAAATTTCCAAGTCGGGCGCCCGGCCATCCGTGAAGCACTAAGTGCATTAAGCTCGATGGGCCTCATCGAAATCAAGCAAGGGGAAGGCACATTCGTTAAAACCTTCGACCCCGCCATCATGAATCATCCCTTGACCTCTGCGCTTTTGATGGATCAAGACAATATCAAGCATTTGCTCGAGGTCCGAAAAATCCTTGAGTCTGGTATGGCAGAAGCTGCTGCAAAGAAACGAACGAAGGAAAACCTTACCGAACTGAAGGAAAGGCTTTCCCATATGAAAAACGTCTCTGACAATGAGGAATTGAGTGATAAAGCCGATATCGCTTTTCATGTTGCCGTCGCAAACGCTTCACAAAATGAGTTACTGATTTCCTTGATGAACCACGTGTCAGAATTAATGACGGAAAAAATGCGCGATATCCGCAGATTTGCCTTATATTCCGAGGAAATGACGGTCAATCAGCTTTATCAGCAGCATGCCCTGATTTATGAGGCCATCGCTGACCAAGATGAAGCCGGAGCCCGTAATGCCATGCTATTTCACCTGCAAAGCGTCGAGGAATCATTGGATGGGGTCATCAAAAAAAATCAACAAGATAACCACTGA
- a CDS encoding (Fe-S)-binding protein → MKVTLFATCLVDLFQSNVGKATVELLERLGCEIDFPESQICCGQPAYNSGYTKDSKEAMKKMIETFADAEYIVTPSGSCAAMFKEYPVLFQGDAEWEEKAVSLAARTYELTQFIVDVLKVTDVGATFKGKATYHTSCHMTRLLKVKESPSILLSHVKGLEMTPLPDAQNCCGFGGTFSVKMGDISGQMVEEKVCNIQDTGADFLIGGDAGCLMNIGGRIQRKGEPIQVLHIAEVLNSI, encoded by the coding sequence TTGAAAGTGACTCTCTTTGCTACATGCTTAGTTGATCTGTTTCAATCCAATGTCGGTAAAGCAACGGTGGAGCTGCTGGAGAGATTGGGCTGTGAGATTGACTTCCCGGAATCCCAGATATGCTGCGGACAGCCGGCATATAATAGCGGGTATACAAAGGATTCGAAGGAAGCGATGAAAAAAATGATCGAAACCTTCGCAGACGCTGAATACATCGTCACCCCTTCCGGTTCCTGTGCGGCGATGTTCAAGGAATACCCGGTTCTTTTTCAAGGCGATGCTGAATGGGAAGAGAAAGCTGTCTCGTTAGCGGCGAGAACCTATGAATTGACCCAATTCATCGTCGATGTCCTGAAGGTCACCGATGTCGGGGCAACCTTTAAGGGAAAGGCTACTTATCATACTTCGTGCCATATGACAAGGCTGCTTAAAGTGAAGGAGTCTCCTTCGATACTATTAAGCCATGTGAAAGGCCTTGAAATGACCCCTCTTCCGGATGCCCAAAACTGCTGCGGATTCGGCGGCACGTTTTCGGTTAAGATGGGTGATATTTCCGGTCAAATGGTGGAGGAGAAAGTCTGCAATATTCAAGACACTGGCGCCGATTTTTTAATTGGGGGCGATGCCGGATGTTTGATGAATATCGGCGGACGCATCCAGAGGAAAGGGGAACCGATTCAAGTGCTTCATATTGCGGAAGTGCTGAATAGCATATAA
- a CDS encoding LutB/LldF family L-lactate oxidation iron-sulfur protein encodes MAMKTSSAKFKERVDEGIHNDFMRMAVSSAQERLHGRRLTAVDELGNWEDWRSLGQEIRQHVLSNLDFYLHQLADNVSKRGGHVFFAETAEQASGYIKDVIVDKKAKKIVKSKSMVTEEINLNAALEAIGLDVVETDLGEYILQVDDHDPPSHIVAPALHKNKEQIRDVFKEKLAYTQTEKPEELTAHVRGILRKDFLSADVGITGCNFAIAETGSIGLVTNEGNADLVTALPKTQITVMGMERLVPTFDEFEVLVSLLTRSAVGQRLTSYITALTGPRDEGDVDGPEEFHLVVVDNGRSSILGTEFQSVLQCIRCAACINVCPVYRQVGGHSYGSIYPGPIGAVLSPLLGGYDDFKELPYASTLCAACTDACPVKIPLHDLLRKHREVIVEKEKMAPFSEKMAMKAFGIGAASPMLYKFGSKMVPSAMSPFKTGDSISKGPGPLKSWTESREFPAPGKESFRDWFKNREKGGNPS; translated from the coding sequence ATGGCAATGAAAACGAGCTCGGCCAAATTCAAAGAACGGGTGGATGAAGGCATACATAATGATTTTATGCGCATGGCCGTATCGAGTGCCCAAGAACGGTTGCATGGACGAAGGCTGACGGCGGTTGATGAATTGGGCAATTGGGAGGATTGGCGCTCCCTTGGGCAAGAAATCCGGCAGCATGTCCTCTCCAACCTTGACTTCTATTTGCACCAGCTGGCAGATAATGTTTCGAAACGGGGCGGTCACGTTTTTTTCGCGGAGACAGCAGAACAAGCAAGCGGTTACATCAAGGATGTGATTGTTGATAAGAAGGCCAAGAAAATCGTGAAATCCAAATCGATGGTCACGGAGGAAATCAACTTGAATGCTGCCCTTGAAGCAATTGGCCTCGATGTCGTGGAAACGGATCTTGGCGAATACATTTTACAGGTGGATGATCATGATCCCCCTTCCCATATCGTCGCGCCTGCCCTTCATAAAAACAAAGAACAAATCAGGGATGTTTTCAAAGAGAAGCTTGCCTATACACAAACCGAAAAACCGGAAGAACTGACCGCCCATGTCAGAGGGATCCTCCGAAAGGATTTCTTAAGCGCCGATGTGGGGATTACAGGCTGTAATTTTGCAATTGCGGAAACGGGCTCGATCGGTTTGGTGACGAATGAGGGGAATGCCGATTTGGTCACCGCCCTTCCGAAAACGCAAATTACCGTGATGGGAATGGAACGGCTTGTCCCCACTTTCGATGAATTCGAGGTCCTTGTCAGCCTCTTGACAAGAAGCGCCGTCGGTCAAAGATTGACCAGCTACATCACTGCCCTTACCGGCCCGCGAGATGAAGGCGATGTCGACGGTCCCGAGGAATTCCATCTGGTGGTCGTCGATAATGGCCGTTCCTCCATTTTAGGAACCGAGTTTCAATCCGTCCTTCAATGCATCCGCTGTGCTGCCTGCATTAATGTATGCCCAGTCTATCGCCAGGTTGGCGGCCATTCATATGGCTCCATTTATCCGGGACCGATCGGGGCAGTGCTTTCACCGTTGCTCGGAGGGTATGATGATTTCAAGGAGCTTCCGTATGCATCGACTCTTTGTGCCGCCTGTACAGATGCCTGTCCGGTAAAGATTCCGCTTCATGATTTACTCAGGAAGCATCGTGAAGTTATTGTGGAAAAGGAAAAAATGGCGCCATTTTCGGAAAAGATGGCGATGAAGGCATTCGGTATCGGGGCAGCCTCCCCTATGCTTTATAAGTTCGGCTCCAAAATGGTCCCTTCTGCCATGTCCCCATTTAAAACGGGGGATAGCATCTCAAAAGGCCCGGGCCCGCTGAAAAGTTGGACGGAAAGCCGCGAGTTTCCTGCGCCAGGGAAAGAGAGTTTTCGGGACTGGTTCAAAAATCGTGAGAAGGGAGGAAACCCATCATGA
- a CDS encoding LutC/YkgG family protein: MMKGTIHNEGAFLANIAKNLGRPPITEGISLPAWKNAPQREVLKHATRNDLVEELQEQCKRVHTEFHLTDSTQLKHRLNQVIEQLGDGPLIIPNDDRFSQYRLDDLLLEKDTFVWDHQAGRKNIEKAERANIGITFSEMTLAESATVVLFSSKDHGRSISFLPSCHVSIIPKSTIIARMTQAAAAIRSKVARGEVIPSCINFITGPSNSADIEMDLVVGVHGPIKAVYIVVEDK; this comes from the coding sequence ATCATGAAGGGAACCATCCATAATGAAGGGGCATTTTTAGCCAATATAGCTAAAAACCTGGGAAGACCGCCTATAACCGAAGGCATTTCACTGCCTGCATGGAAGAACGCCCCTCAAAGAGAGGTGTTGAAACATGCAACGCGAAATGATCTTGTCGAAGAATTGCAGGAACAATGCAAACGAGTCCATACCGAGTTTCACCTGACCGATTCGACGCAATTGAAGCATCGTTTAAATCAGGTGATCGAGCAGCTTGGTGACGGCCCCTTGATCATCCCTAACGACGACCGGTTTTCGCAATACCGACTGGATGATTTATTATTGGAAAAAGACACGTTTGTATGGGACCATCAAGCAGGCAGAAAAAACATCGAAAAAGCTGAGCGTGCAAACATCGGAATCACATTCAGTGAAATGACACTGGCAGAATCAGCCACCGTTGTCTTATTCAGCAGCAAGGATCACGGCCGATCCATCAGCTTCCTTCCTTCCTGCCATGTTTCAATCATCCCAAAAAGCACCATCATTGCACGAATGACCCAGGCTGCAGCGGCCATCCGTTCCAAGGTCGCCCGCGGTGAGGTTATTCCTTCCTGTATTAATTTCATTACCGGGCCGAGCAATTCCGCCGATATTGAAATGGATCTTGTCGTTGGCGTCCACGGTCCCATCAAAGCGGTCTATATCGTCGTCGAAGATAAGTAG